A genomic window from Acidobacteriota bacterium includes:
- a CDS encoding YeeE/YedE family protein, with amino-acid sequence MNHAASESGRRSFVQYRGPAVVAAAIAVLAAWLGASFGARQSALMLVGVAAGLVLYHAAFGFTSSWRTFIATGRGAGLRAQMLMLATACLVFFPLLATGEFHGQPLRGFVSPVGVSVVVGAFMFGVGMQLGGGCASGTLYTAGGGNTRMLVTLTAFIVGSVIGTVHGPWWTATPAFAPISLIQRHGAPVALGLSLLLFAAIASFTIAIERRRHGSFESLSGQAGDDVRHRWLHGPWPLVAGALGLAAVNIATLLLAGRPWGVTGAFALWGAKALASAGVPIHTWPSFATPAQRAALDASVLADVTSVMNVGIVLGALTAAMLAGRFAPVWRVPARSLVAAVVGGLLLGYGARIAYGCNIGAYFSGIASGSLHGWLWLVAAFAGNVIGVRLRPYCGLSAR; translated from the coding sequence ATGAATCATGCAGCATCGGAGTCCGGGCGACGCTCTTTCGTGCAGTATCGCGGCCCCGCTGTCGTAGCCGCGGCGATCGCCGTGCTCGCGGCGTGGCTTGGCGCGTCGTTCGGTGCCCGACAGTCTGCGTTGATGCTCGTCGGTGTCGCGGCGGGGCTGGTGCTCTACCACGCCGCGTTCGGGTTCACCTCGTCCTGGCGCACTTTCATCGCCACCGGCCGCGGCGCGGGCCTCCGCGCGCAGATGCTGATGCTGGCGACCGCCTGTCTGGTGTTCTTTCCGCTGCTCGCGACGGGCGAATTCCACGGACAACCGCTGCGCGGGTTCGTGTCGCCCGTTGGGGTCTCCGTGGTCGTCGGCGCGTTCATGTTCGGCGTGGGGATGCAGCTCGGCGGCGGCTGCGCGTCGGGCACGCTCTATACGGCGGGGGGCGGCAACACGCGAATGCTCGTGACGCTGACGGCCTTCATCGTCGGCTCGGTGATCGGAACCGTTCATGGACCGTGGTGGACGGCCACGCCGGCATTCGCGCCCATCTCGTTGATTCAGCGCCATGGTGCGCCGGTTGCGCTCGGGCTCAGCCTGCTGCTGTTTGCCGCGATCGCGTCCTTCACGATCGCGATCGAACGTCGTCGCCATGGTTCGTTCGAGTCGCTGTCGGGACAAGCCGGTGACGACGTGCGCCATCGCTGGCTGCATGGCCCGTGGCCGCTCGTCGCCGGTGCGCTCGGGCTCGCCGCGGTGAACATCGCGACGCTGCTGCTGGCCGGGCGGCCGTGGGGCGTCACCGGCGCCTTCGCCTTGTGGGGCGCCAAGGCGCTCGCGTCGGCGGGCGTGCCGATTCACACGTGGCCGTCATTTGCGACTCCCGCCCAGAGAGCCGCGCTCGACGCCAGCGTGCTCGCCGACGTGACGAGCGTGATGAACGTCGGGATCGTGCTCGGCGCACTGACGGCCGCCATGCTCGCGGGACGATTCGCCCCCGTGTGGCGCGTACCCGCACGGTCGCTGGTCGCCGCTGTCGTCGGTGGCCTGCTGCTCGGTTACGGCGCGCGCATCGCCTACGGCTGCAACATCGGTGCGTACTTCAGCGGCATCGCGTC
- a CDS encoding class I SAM-dependent methyltransferase: MKRADHWNHVYTTKAEQDVSWFEPLPAISLEMLDDAGMTGETCVLDVGGGDSHLVDALTARGLDCLAVLDVSGAALDRAKSRLGSTVRTPIWIEADVTGEWQLKPMDIWHDRAVFHFLTTPDDRMRYKRHLMDTLKPGGSAIIATFALDGPERCSGLPVQRYSPESLAAELGPDFDLRDARPHVHTTPWGSAQSFQYSRLSRRHSS, encoded by the coding sequence ATGAAACGCGCCGACCACTGGAATCACGTCTACACGACGAAGGCCGAGCAGGATGTGAGCTGGTTCGAGCCGCTGCCGGCGATCTCCCTCGAGATGCTGGACGATGCCGGCATGACGGGAGAGACGTGCGTGCTTGATGTCGGAGGTGGCGACTCGCACCTGGTCGATGCCCTGACGGCGCGCGGCCTCGATTGTCTGGCGGTACTCGATGTCTCGGGTGCCGCGCTCGACCGCGCGAAGTCGCGCCTCGGGTCGACGGTGCGCACGCCTATCTGGATCGAAGCCGACGTCACGGGCGAATGGCAGCTGAAGCCGATGGACATCTGGCACGACCGCGCCGTGTTCCACTTCCTGACGACGCCCGACGATCGGATGCGCTACAAGCGACACCTGATGGACACGCTGAAGCCGGGAGGCAGCGCCATCATCGCGACGTTCGCGCTCGATGGACCCGAGCGGTGCAGCGGCCTGCCCGTGCAACGGTATTCGCCGGAGTCGCTCGCCGCCGAACTCGGACCGGACTTCGACCTGCGCGACGCGCGCCCGCACGTCCACACGACGCCGTGGGGCAGCGCGCAGTCGTTCCAGTACTCCCGCCTGTCACGCCGCCACAGCTCGTGA